Within Burkholderia sp., the genomic segment ATCCGCGCGATCAGCGTTAATTACTTCAGTGGCGAACCAGTCACACGCAGCGAGGCACGCGAGGTCGCAGCCAACTGGGAACCGTGGCGTACTGTCGCAACCTGGTACATGTGGCGGAGTCTTGACCCTCAATCCAGTCACGCTTGATCCATTTTTAGGCGTTGTTACATACATCGAGCTTGAGGACGCTGGCATCGACGGGCATAATTTCAGGCGATACGAATGGATGGCGGACCTCGCTCGTCCGCCATCCATTCGTATCGCCTGAAATTATGCCCGTCGATGCCAGCGTCCTCAAGCTCGATGTATGTAACAACGCCTCTTTAAGCAGGTCCCTACCCAGCAGGTCCCTACCCGACCTCCGCGAGCCGTGTTCTTCGCCCCGTCTCGTTGCTCGCATCGGCCTGCGGCGTGGCAGCCGGCTTAGATTCAGTCTCGCGGCGCACTGGTCTTGATGGTGGAAGCGAGTGGGGTGCCCATCCAGCTTCGCCTGTACGCTATTGCCCCCCGAAGAGGCGGTCGAGGCGGGGTGGTCGTCACCGGCGTGGGTAAAGCGGTCGCGTAGATCGCGTTGCGACCGCGCGAGACGTCGCGCGCAGGCGACCCCGCTCGGCCATCACCTTGGCGCTATAGCCGCCGTCGGTGCCCGTCACGCCGTTGTAGAGGCGCAGTCCTCCGGCTAGCGAGCCGCCACGCGCGATGCAGTCCTTGAGTACCAGGGCGCCGACCTGGATGTTGACCACCGGGTGCAGCGCCGCATCGATGCCGCCTGCGTATTCGAACTTGTCGGAATGAATCTTCGGCATTACCTGCATCAGCCCTTGCGCGCCGACGCCGCTTTCCGCATAGGGATTGAAACCCGACTCGATCGCCATCACCGATAGCAGCAGCAGTGGGTCTAGGCCGATATCGTGGCCGGTCTGGAAGGCGGCCGTGACCAGGCGACCGACGGGCTCCTGCGCGATGTGATAGCGAGTCGCCAAATAGTTTGCCACTAGCGACTGCTCGTAGCTGGTAAAGACGCGGTCACTGCGGGCGTCGAGGTCGACGCGCTGCAGCGGGATCAGCTTGGCCAGGGTGACCGGAGACTGGTGGCTGTTGTGGGCCGCATCGGCGGAGGCGTCCACCACGTTGCCGCCGGCCTCGCCCGTGATGTTGTACGAGACCGGCGAAGAAGTGCGGACGTCGGTATCGAGGTCTTCGTCGGTATTGCCGCGACCAAAGGCAGGCAGCGGGTGCCTGGACAGCAGCCGTGCCGGGCTGGCCTGGACAGCGACTGACGACAACACGGGCACTAGCTGAGCGGCGAGCGTGCAGCGGGCGTTTGGCATCATCCAGAGCACGAACGTAGTGACGACGGCTAGGCCGCCGACTGCGCTGAATAGATGGTGGCTGACACGCGTCCCGCGACGCAGCACTTCGCGCAGCAGCTGCGCATGCCGTTCGTTCGGACGCCACGATAACCAAGCGTTCATTCAAATCTCCCATGAACATGACTTGTGCGGCTCGCTCGATTCGAAGCGAGAAGGATGCGTGGCCGCAGAATCAGGACACCGCTCGCCAGGACAGGGCAGCGACATCGGAGAAACGGTATGTGTACCCATTCGGTGCCACGGCGGATTGTTTTAGTGCCCGGCGGGCAAGCTGACGTGTGGGGTAGCGGCAAGGCACCTAGCAAAAAATCAGCGTTGAGAAGGCGCTGGCTAGAACGACTACAACCGTCAAGTGCCGTGCAGGTTGCGGAAGATGGGCGACGCGCGAAGCGTCTGAGGAACCGGAGCGGATTAGCTGGCTTCCAGCGCCCTGTGGATCAATAGCCGCGTACTTTCTCGGGTGTGGCACTTGCAAATATCGCACACGCCCGGGCGCGGCGTTGTTGCATAAGTCGAGCGAAAGCCGTTGACGTTTACGCGCAACGCTCGCCAGCCAGCTCCCTATCAAGTTAGATTCCAGAGTAACTGCCTAATTTTTGGCGTTGTTGCATAAATCGAGCGAGATCCGTTGACGTTTACGCGCAACGGTCGCGGGGCCAGCCTCCTATCAAGTCAGATTCCAGAGTAACTGCCTAATTTTTGCCAAGAAAATGCGCAAGGACATACACAAGAAAGGTGAGCCGAAGGCACGCTACCGTGTCAGGAATTGGGCGGCCTATAATGAAGGCCTGATCAGCCGGGGGAACGTAACAATATGGATAGATGAAGCCGTCCTTGCCAGAATGCCCGATGCCATACCCACACGTGGTCGCCCGTGTGTATACGGCGATACGCTGATTCAGGCATTACTTGGCTTGAAGACCGTCTATCGACTGACCTTGCGCGCCCTGCAAGGTTTCACCCAAAGTCTGCGCGATTTGGCCTTCCCGAGCTTGCCGGTGCCGAATTACACCACGCTCTGTCGCCGGGCAAAAACGCTTGATGTCGAACTGCCGATCCTTCGTGACAATGAACCGATCTATCTGGTTGTCGACAGCACCGGTCTGAAGGTCTATGGCGAAGGTGAATGGAAGGTGCGCCAGCACGGCTACTCGAAGCGGCGCACGTGGCGTAAAGTCCATCTCGCGCTCAACGCGAATACAGGTCAAGTGCATGCCGCACTAATGACGAATCAGAATGTGGCTGACGGTGACGCTCTGGCCAAGTTGCTCGACCAGATTCCACGCGAAGAACAAATCGATGTCATCGGCGGTGACGGTGCCTACGACACCAAGCCATGCCATGCGGCCATTGCTGCACGCAGTGCTATTCCTTCGATTCCGCCACGCGAGGGTGCCGCTCATTGGCCAGCGGATATGCCCGGTGCGGCGTGGCGTAATGGCGCGGTTGATGCAATTGCCCGTGACGGTCGTCGAGAATGGAAGCAAGACAGTGGCTACCACCGGCGATCGCTTGCCGAGAATGCGATGTATCGGTTCAAGACCCTCACCGGCAACTATCTCTGGGCGCGTCACATCGACTCGCAGGCGACCGAGGTCTCCATTCGCGTCGGCGTCATCAACCGTATGACGGACCTCGCTCGTCCGCAATCCGTGCGTATCGCCTGAAATTATGCCCGTCGATGCTATTGCGTCCTCACACTCGATTTATGCAACAACGCCCCGATACATCGCATTCTCGGCAAGCGATCGCCGGTGGTAGCCACTTTCTTGCTTCTATTCTCGACGACTGTCACGGGCAATTGCATCAACCGCGCCATTACGCCACGCCGCACCGGGCATATCCGCTGGTCAATGAACGGCACCCTCGCGTGGCGGAATCAAAGGAATAGCACTGCGTGCAGCAATGGCCGCATGGCATGGCTTGATGTCGTAGGCACCATCACAGCCGATGACATCGATTTGTTCTTCGCGTGGAATCTGGTCGAGCAACTTGGCCAGAGCGTCACTGTCAGCCCCATTCTGATTCGTCATTAGCGCGGCATACACTTGACCCGTATTCGCGTTGAGCGCGAGATGGACTTTACGCCACGTGCGCCACTTCGAGTAGCCGTGCTGGCGCACCTTCCATTCACCTTCTCCATAGACCTTCAGACCGGTGCTGTCGACAACCAGATGGATCGGTTCATTGTCACGGAGGATCGGCAGTTCGACATCAAGCGTTTTTGCCCGGCGACAGAGCGTGGTGTAATTCGGCACCGGCAAGCTCGGGAAGGCCCGATCGCGCAGACTTTGGGTGAAACCTTG encodes:
- a CDS encoding IS5 family transposase, translated to MRKDIHKKGEPKARYRVRNWAAYNEGLISRGNVTIWIDEAVLARMPDAIPTRGRPCVYGDTLIQALLGLKTVYRLTLRALQGFTQSLRDLAFPSLPVPNYTTLCRRAKTLDVELPILRDNEPIYLVVDSTGLKVYGEGEWKVRQHGYSKRRTWRKVHLALNANTGQVHAALMTNQNVADGDALAKLLDQIPREEQIDVIGGDGAYDTKPCHAAIAARSAIPSIPPREGAAHWPADMPGAAWRNGAVDAIARDGRREWKQDSGYHRRSLAENAMYRFKTLTGNYLWARHIDSQATEVSIRVGVINRMTDLARPQSVRIA